A single window of Gossypium hirsutum isolate 1008001.06 chromosome A10, Gossypium_hirsutum_v2.1, whole genome shotgun sequence DNA harbors:
- the LOC107897406 gene encoding beta-fructofuranosidase, insoluble isoenzyme CWINV1 codes for MANSNLGLFFVFALLGIVELEASHHVYKHLQTFQSSSSSANQPYRTGYHFQPPKNWINDPNGVMIYKGLYHFFYQYNPKGAVWGNIVWAHSTSEDLVNWTPHEPAIYPSQPSDINGCWSGSATILSSGKPAMLYTGIDSQNRQVQNLAIPKNLSNPYLTEWVKSAKNPLMQPTAQNHINASSFRDPTTAWLGPNKEWRVIIGSKVNRQGLAILYKSKNFVNWYQSKTPLHSADNTGMWECPDFFPVLLHGQNGVDTSLNGPNVKHVLKVSFDDTKHDCYTIGSYDNVEDIYTPDEGSVEGDSGLRYDYGKYYASKTFFDNVQNRRILTSWINESSSAADDIKKGWSGVHAIPRKIWLDEFGKQLVQWPVVEIEKLRANHVSLANKLLEGGSVIEVPGVTATQADVEVSFEIKDFEKAEVLEPSWTNPQLLCTRMGASVKGSLGPFGLLVLASEGLKERTAVFFRIFKGHNKYVVLMCSDQSRSSLNQDNDMTTYGAFLDVDIRHHKLSLRSLIDHSIVESFGGGGKVCITSRVYPTLAINEAAHLYAFNNGNQSIKILELNAWSMKTAKIN; via the exons ATGGCTAACTCTAATCTTGGCCTCTTTTTTGTCTTTGCTCTCTTGGGTATTGTGGAGCTTGAAGCTTCACACCATGTTTACAAACACCTTCAAACTTTtcaatcttcttcttcatctgcaAATCAACCTTATAGAACTGGCTATCATTTTCAACCTCCCAAAAATTGGATTAATG ACCCTAATG GAGTTATGATTTACAAGGGACTTTATCACTTCTTCTATCAATACAATCCAAAAGGAGCAGTGTGGGGCAACATTGTATGGGCTCACTCTACATCGGAAGATCTTGTGAATTGGACCCCTCACGAGCCAGCCATTTATCCATCCCAGCCGTCTGATATCAATGGTTGTTGGTCCGGTTCAGCCACTATCCTCTCTAGTGGCAAACCAGCTATGCTTTACACTGGAATTGACTCCCAAAACAGACAAGTTCAGAATCTAGCCATCCCCAAGAATTTATCCAACCCTTACCTTACAGAATGGGTTAAATCTGCTAAAAACCCTTTGATGCAACCCACTGCTCAGAATCATATCAATGCAAGTTCATTTAGAGATCCAACGACTGCCTGGTTAGGCCCTAACAAGGAATGGAGGGTCATCATTGGAAGCAAAGTGAATCGCCAAGGCTTAGCCATCCTTTACAAAAGCAAAAATTTTGTAAACTGGTATCAATCCAAAACCCCATTGCATTCTGCTGACAACACTGGAATGTGGGAATGTCCTGATTTTTTTCCTGTTCTACTTCATGGCCAAAATGGTGTCGACACCTCTCTTAATGGCCCTAATGTCAAGCATGTGCTCAAGGTTAGCTTTGATGATACCAAGCATGACTGCTACACTATTGGCTCGTATGACAATGTCGAGGACATTTATACACCGGACGAGGGATCTGTGGAGGGTGATTCGGGGTTGAGATACGATTATGGCAAATATTATGCTTCCAAGACTTTCTTTGACAATGTCCAGAATCGGAGAATCTTAACGAGTTGGATCAATGAATCATCAAGTGCGGCTGATGATATCAAGAAAGGATGGTCTGGAGTCCAC GCAATTCCTAGGAAAATTTGGCTGGATGAATTTGGGAAACAATTGGTGCAATGGCCAGTAGTTGAAATAGAAAAGTTACGAGCAAACCACGTTAGCTTGGCAAACAAGTTGCTCGAGGGAGGATCTGTTATTGAAGTACCTGGTGTCACTGCTACACAG GCAGATGTTGAGGTCTCGTTTGAGATAAAAGACTTTGAGAAAGCTGAGGTGCTAGAACCAAGCTGGACTAACCCACAGCTCCTATGTACCCGAATGGGTGCATCGGTTAAAGGGAGTCTCGGTCCATTTGGGTTGCTAGTTCTTGCTTCGGAGGGCCTGAAAGAGAGGACTGCAGTGTTCTTCAGAATATTCAAAGGCCATAACAAATATGTGGTTTTAATGTGCAGTGACCAATCCAG ATCTTCCCTAAATCAAGATAACGACATGACAACATATGGAGCTTTCCTAGATGTAGACATTCGACATCACAAGTTGTCATTGAGGAGCTTG ATAGATCATTCCATAGTGGAGAGCTTTGGTGGAGGTGGGAAAGTTTGCATCACATCTAGAGTTTATCCCACGTTAGCAATTAACGAGGCTGCCCACTTGTATGCTTTCAACAATGGAAACCAATCCATAAAGATTTTGGAGTTGAATGCTTGGAGCATGAAGACAGCTAAAATCAATTGA
- the LOC107895733 gene encoding uncharacterized protein, with translation MAYLMHELLKNKSTQRFILSLKTPQHQHQLSKVSPSLIPQQTHHFSLIQPENSLENDKSTEPSKLYPSFPFGYLLNPISSSGFDTMAIMEVEEEEVETEDDNAGKAWADSVKKKRKKKMNKHKYKKLRKRLRRKT, from the coding sequence ATGGCATATCTCATGCACGAACTCCTCAAAAACAAATCAACTCAAAGATTCATCCTATCTCTCAAAACCCCACAACACCAACATCAACTCTCAAAAGTTAGCCCTTCACTAATCCCTCAACAAACTCACCATTTTTCATTAATCCAACCTGAAAATTCCCTTGAAAATGACAAATCTACTGAACCCTCGAAGTTGTACCCAAGTTTCCCGTTTGGGTATTTATTGAACCCCATTAGCTCAAGTGGGTTTGACACAATGGCTATCATGGAGGTCGAGGAGGAGGAAGTAGAGACTGAGGATGATAATGCCGGAAAAGCATGGGCAGATAGtgtgaagaagaagaggaagaagaagatgaacaagcATAAATACAAGAAACTCAGGAAGCGTCTCAGGAGAAAAACATAG
- the LOC107897405 gene encoding beta-fructofuranosidase, insoluble isoenzyme CWINV1 — translation MANSNVAFFFFFALLIGHGIVELEASHLVYKHLLGLLSSAPANQPYRTGYHFQPPKNWINDPNGVMIYKGVYHLFYQYNPKGAVWGNIVWAHSTSNDLVNWTPHEPAIFPSQPSDINGCWSGSATILPGGKPAILYTGIDPLNRQVQNLAIPKNLSDPYLREWVKSTKNPLMQPTAQNQINSSSFRDPTTAWLGPDNKWRVVIGSKVDQLGLAILYKSKDFVNWYQSKTPLHSANTGMWECPDFYPVPIHGQNGVDSSLKGPYVKHVLKVSLDNTRHDCYTIGSYDNVKDIYKPDEGSVEGDSGLRYDYGKYYASKTFFDDFKNRRILTGWINESSSVADDIKKGWSGVHATPRKIWLARSRKQLVQWPVTEIEKLRTNHISLANKLLKGGSVIEFSGVTAAQADVEVSFEIKDFEKAEVLEPSWTNPQLLCTRMGASVKGSLGPFGLLVLASEGLKERTAVFFRIFKGHNKYVVLMCSDQSRSSLNQDNDMTTYGAFLDVDIRHHKLSLRSLIDHSIVESFGGGGKVCITSRVYPTLAINKAARLYAFNYGSQSIKISKLNAWSMKTAKIN, via the exons ATGGCCAACTCTAATGTtgccttctttttcttctttgctcTTTTGATTGGACATGGAATTGTGGAGCTTGAAGCTTCACACCTTGTTTACAAACACCTTCTAGGTCTTCTATCTTCTGCACCAGCAAATCAACCTTACAGAACTGGCTATCATTTTCAACCTCCCAAGAATTGGATTAATG ATCCTAATG GAGTTATGATTTACAAGGGAGTTTACCACTTGTTCTACCAATACAATCCAAAAGGCGCAGTGTGGGGCAACATTGTGTGGGCTCACTCTACATCAAATGATCTTGTGAATTGGACCCCCCACGAGCCAGCCATTTTTCCATCCCAGCCATCTGATATCAATGGTTGCTGGTCTGGTTCAGCCACTATTCTTCCTGGGGGCAAGCCAGCAATACTTTACACTGGAATTGACCCCCTCAACAGACAAGTCCAGAATCTAGCCATCCCCAAGAATTTATCCGACCCTTACCTTAGAGAATGGGTTAAATCTACTAAAAACCCTTTGATGCAACCCACTGCtcaaaatcaaatcaattcaaGTTCATTCAGAGATCCAACAACTGCTTGGTTAGGCCCTGACAATAAATGGAGGGTCGTCATTGGAAGCAAAGTGGATCAGCTAGGCTTAGCAATCCTTTACAAAAGCAAAGATTTTGTAAATTGGTATCAATCTAAAACCCCATTGCATTCTGCTAACACTGGGATGTGGGAATGCCCTGATTTTTACCCTGTTCCAATTCATGGCCAGAACGGTGTTGATTCCTCTCTTAAAGGCCCTTATGTCAAGCATGTACTTAAGGTCAGCTTAGATAATACCAGGCACGACTGCTATACTATTGGGTCGTACGATAATGTCAAGGACATTTATAAACCGGATGAAGGATCTGTGGAGGGTGATTCGGGGTTGAGATACGATTATGGCAAATATTATGCCTCCAAGACTTTCTTTGACGATTTCAAGAACCGGAGAATCTTAACAGGTTGGATCAATGAATCATCAAGTGTGGCTGATGATATCAAGAAGGGATGGTCTGGAGTTCAC GCAACTCCTAGGAAAATTTGGCTAGCCAGATCTCGCAAACAATTGGTGCAATGGCCAGTAACTGAAATAGAAAAGCTACGTACAAACCACATTAGCTTGGCGAACAAGTTACTCAAGGGAGGATCTGTAATTGAATTTTCTGGTGTCACTGCTGCACAG GCAGATGTTGAGGTCTCGTTTGAGATAAAAGACTTTGAGAAAGCTGAGGTGCTAGAACCAAGCTGGACTAACCCACAGCTCCTATGTACCCGAATGGGTGCATCGGTTAAAGGGAGTCTCGGTCCATTTGGGTTGCTAGTTCTTGCTTCGGAGGGCCTGAAAGAGAGGACTGCAGTGTTCTTCAGAATATTCAAAGGCCATAACAAATATGTGGTTTTAATGTGCAGTGACCAATCCAG ATCTTCCCTAAATCAAGATAACGACATGACAACATATGGAGCTTTCCTAGATGTAGACATTCGACATCACAAGTTGTCATTGAGGAGCTTG atagaTCATTCCATAGTGGAGAGCTTTGGTGGAGGTGGGAAAGTTTGCATCACATCTAGAGTTTATCCCACGTTAGCAATTAACAAGGCCGCCCGTTTGTATGCATTCAACTATGGAAGTCAATCTATAAAGATTTCAAAGTTGAATGCTTGGAGCATGAAGACAGCTAAAATCAATTGA
- the LOC107897408 gene encoding glyoxylate/succinic semialdehyde reductase 2, chloroplastic, translated as MPSTLLAKPNINLLSSTAMALCSAFCPRISTNFRPKPFSSFPSKPLLSLSFKVFSSQATDASSQDKFSGRVGFLGLGIMGSPMALNLIKAGCDVIVWNRTKSKCDPLISLGAKYSSSPEEVAANCDVTFAMLADPESAIDVACGKNGAVSGMGPGKGYVDVSTVDVATSKLINEHIKARGALFLEAPVSGSKKPAEDGQLIFLTAGDRSLYELVSPLLDILGKSRFYLGKVGNGAAMKLVVNMIMGSMMASFSEGILLSKKVGLDPSVLVEVVSQGAISAPMYLLKGPSMVKSQYPTAFPLKHQQKDLRLALGLAESVSQSTPIAAAANELYKVAKSYGLSDEDFSAVIEALKAKSQDTA; from the exons ATGCCTTCCACTCTGTTAGCTAAGCCCAACATCAACTTGTTATCTTCAACAGCCATGGCATTGTGCTCAGCTTTCTGCCCTCGTATTTCCACCAACTTCAGACCCAAAcccttttcttcttttccttcaaAGCCTCTGCTTTCTCTTTCTTTCAAGGTTTTTTCTTCTCAGGCCACTGATGCTTCATCCCAAG ATAAATTTTCAGGCagagttggttttctgggtcttGGAATTATGGGATCGCCAATGGCACTGAATCTCATAAAAGCTGG ATGTGATGTGATAGTATGGAATAGAACGAAAAGCAAATGTGATCCTCTCATCAGCCTTGGTGCAAA GTATAGTTCCTCTCCTGAGGAAGTAGCTGCAAACTGTGATGTCACTTTTGCCATGCTTGCCGATCCTGAAAGTGCA ATTGATGTCGCCTGTGGAAAGAATGGAGCTGTGAGCGGAATGGGTCCAGGAAAAGG CTATGTAGACGTTTCAACGGTTGATGTTGCCACTTCTAAATTAATCAATGAACATATCAAAGCAAGGGGGGCATTATTTCTGGAG GCTCCAGTTTCAGGTTCAAAAAAGCCAGCGGAAGATGGACAACTGATATTCCTTACTGCAG GTGACAGATCATTATATGAGTTAGTTTCTCCACTGTTGGATATATTGGGCAAG TCAAGATTTTACCTTGGGAAGGTCGGAAATGGAGCTGCTATGAAACTTGTTGTTAACATGATCATGGGAAG TATGATGGCATCGTTTTCTGAAGGAATACTTCTTAGCAAGAAAGTAGGACTCGACCCAAGTGTTCTAGTTGAG GTGGTTTCGCAGGGTGCAATTAGTGCACCAATGTACTTGCTTAAAGGTCCATCAATGGTTAAATCCCAATATCCCACAGCCTTTCCCTTAAAGCATCAACAGAAG GACCTTAGACTTGCATTGGGATTGGCAGAATCTGTTTCTCAGTCCACTCCAATTGCAGCTGCTGCAAATGAACTGTACAAGGTTGCAAAATCATATGGCCTCAGTGATGAAGATTTTTCAGCAGTTATTGAAGCATTAAAAGCTAAATCTCAGGACACTGCCTGA
- the LOC107897407 gene encoding transmembrane 9 superfamily member 7, producing MGTKWKNVSFVFWLLSSTAQSFYLPGVAPRDFQRGHPLYVKVNKLSSTKTQLPYDHYYLDYCKPAKIVNSAENLGEVLRGDRIENSVYTFEMTEDQPCKVVCRKKLDAESAKNFKEKINDEYRVNMILDNLPVAVLRQRRDGSQSTTYEHGFRVGFKGNYAGSKEEKYFINNHLSFRVMFHRDTETDAARIVGFEVTPNSINHEYKEWDEKNPQIVTCNKDTKNLIPGSTVPQEVDAGKEVVFTYDITFKESDIKWASRWDTYLLMNDDQIHWFSIVNSLMIVLFLSGMVAMIMMRTLYKDISNYNQLETQDEAQEETGWKLVHGDVFRAPINYGLLCVYVGTGVQIFSMTLVTMIFALLGFLSPSNRGGLMTAMVLLWVFMGIFAGYSSARLYKMFKGTEWKRNTLKTAFMFPGILFVVFFVLNALIWGEQSSGAVPFGTMFALVCLWFGISVPLVFVGSYLGFKRPAIEDPVKTNKIPKQVPEQAWYMKPVFAILIGGILPFGAVFIELFFILTSIWLNQFYYIFGFLFIVFVILIITCAEITIVLCYFQLCSEDYHWWWRSYLTAGSSALYLFLYSIFYFFTKLEITKLISGLLYFGYMVIVSYAFFVLTGTIGFYACFWFVRRIYSSVKID from the exons ATGGGTACGAAATGGAAGAATGTCTCCTTCGTTTTTTGGCTGTTGTCATCAACTGCACAATCCTTCTATCTCCCTGGGGTCGCCCCTCGTGATTTTCAAAGG GGTCATCCCCTGTATGTTAAGGTGAACAAATTGTCATCTACAAAGACACAACTACCATATGATCATTACTACTTAGACTACTGTAAACCAGCCAAGATTGTGAACAGTGCTGAAAATTTGGGGGAGGTACTACGTGGTGACCGCATAGAGAATTCAGTCTACACC TTTGAAATGACGGAGGATCAGCCTTGCAAAGTAGTCTGTCGAAAAAAACTTGATGCTGAATCTGCGAAGAATTTCAAGGAAAAAATTAATGATGAATATCGAGTTAATAT GATTCTTGACAATCTTCCAGTCGCTGTTCTTAGACAAAGGAGAGATGGAAGTCAGTCAACAACATATGAACATGGTTTCCGTGTTGGATTCAAAGGGAATTATGCTGGG AGCAAGGAGGAGAAGTATTTTATCAACAACCACTTGAGCTTCAGAGTCATGTTTCATAGGGATACTGAGACCGATGCTGCTCGAATTGTTGGGTTTGAGGTTACCCCTAACAG CATTAACCATGAATACAAAGAATGGGATGAGAAGAATCCCCAGATAGTAACATGCAATAAGGACACCAAAAATCTAATTCCAGGTAGTACTGTTCCACAAGAAGTTGACGCAGGCAAGGAGGTTGTGTTTACATATGATATAACTTTCAAG GAGAGTGATATCAAATGGGCTTCTCGCTGGGACACATACCTTCTGATGAATGATGATCAGATTCACTGGTTCTCCATCGTAAACTCTCTGATGATTGTTCTCTTCCTCTCTGGCATGGTAGCCATGATCATGATGAGAACATTGTATAAAGATATTTCAAACTATAATCAGTTGGAAACCCAAGATGAGGCGCAGGAAGAAACAGGATGGAAACTTGTACATGGGGATGTCTTTAGGGCTCCAATCAATTATGGTTTACTCTGTGTTTATGTTGGTACAGGTGTCCAGATCTTCTCTATGACGCTTGTGACAATGATATTTGCATTGCTGGGTTTCTTATCTCCTTCCAATCGTGGAGGACTTATGACTGCTATGGTTCTCTTGTGGGTTTTCATGGGAATATTTGCCGGTTACTCTTCAGCTCGTCTATACAAAATGTTTAAGGGTACAGAGTGGAAGAGAAATACTTTGAAAACTGCATTTATGTTTCCCGGTATCCTCTTTGTTGTATTCTTTGTACTGAATGCACTAATTTGGGGAGAGCAATCCTCTGGGGCAGTGCCATTTGGGACAATGTTTGCTCTTGTTTGCTTATGGTTTGGTATATCAGTTCCATTAGTCTTTGTTGGCAGTTACTTGGGTTTCAAAAGGCCAGCCATCGAAGACCCTGTGAAGACCAACAAAATTCCCAAGCAGGTACCAGAGCAGGCATGGTATATGAAGCCAGTCTTTGCTATACTCATTGGAGGCATTCTTCCATTTGGGGCTGTTTTTATTGAGCTCTTCTTCATCTTAACGTCAATTTGGCTGAACCAGTTCTATTACATCTTTGGCTTCCTTTTCATAGTGTTTGTTATTCTAATAATCACTTGCGCCGAGATAACAATTGTGCTATGCTACTTCCAGTTGTGCAGTGAAGATTACCATTGGTGGTGGAGATCTTACTTGACAGCTGGCTCCTCTGCTCTCTACCTTTTCCTATACTCTATTTTCTACTTCTTTACCAAGTTGGAGATCACAAAGCTTATCTCAGGCCTCCTTTATTTTGGCTACATGGTAATAGTTTCATATGCCTTCTTCGTCCTGACTGGGACAATTGGCTTCTATGCGTGCTTTTGGTTTGTTAGGAGGATCTACTCATCTGTCAAAATCGACTAA